From Candidatus Cloacimonadota bacterium, a single genomic window includes:
- a CDS encoding ABC transporter ATP-binding protein codes for MKNAIKIIRIMLRHWIFLLFGLIFMSGYAIFSGISIMMAIPLLDFVFKPGKTKILYSDFPAFFGAVRDVFNNFLSQQNSFFTWIDKINYKPFLTELKSILEVTDPIFLLWFISISVIFLIVLKNIFYYGNRVMFINLQGKTIKDIRDIIYHKYLYQPLSFLRKNKVGDSLVRMVSDVNIISNFFINSFFNIIRDIILLVVYIIIALNLNLKLFIIGLVLLPLFSYLVNLLGGKIKKYSQRIQEQSSQLFSNVEEKLNSMPIVKAFSRENYEYDRFEKINKKHFRFWRKSLLYSAVNVPLSELNSVLIGVVILMIGGKLVLAADSSFSFGTFMTFLLAVFSMMQPTKNLTNAYINIRKALVSLDRIMVILDRKSEITESKEQVEKRDFEQKIVFNDIAFSYQEDKKVLENINFEVKKGEKIALVGSSGSGKTTLVHLLSRMYDPDAGDILIDGIPSHKIKLKDLRTLFGTVTQESILFNDTVFNNISYGTLEKVDEEQVRNAAKIAFADEFIDKLPQKYDEILQVKASNLSGGQRQRLCIARAIVGNPPILIFDEATSSLDTEAERKVQQAIEQATKNRTVIVIAHRLSTILSSDKIIVLDQGKIVCIGHHKELLETCERYKTLYNIQFEMD; via the coding sequence ATGAAAAATGCGATAAAAATAATTCGGATCATGCTCCGGCACTGGATATTTCTCCTGTTTGGATTAATATTTATGAGTGGTTATGCCATTTTCAGTGGAATCAGTATTATGATGGCTATCCCGCTTCTGGATTTTGTTTTCAAGCCTGGAAAAACGAAAATATTATACTCAGATTTTCCTGCTTTTTTCGGAGCTGTCAGGGATGTTTTTAACAATTTTCTATCCCAGCAAAACAGTTTTTTTACATGGATTGATAAAATTAATTACAAGCCGTTTCTAACAGAATTAAAATCGATCCTGGAAGTTACTGATCCGATTTTCCTGCTCTGGTTTATCAGCATCTCTGTTATTTTCCTGATAGTTTTAAAAAATATCTTCTATTATGGAAACAGAGTTATGTTCATCAACCTTCAGGGTAAAACCATCAAAGATATCCGGGATATAATTTATCATAAATATTTATACCAACCACTTAGCTTCCTGCGTAAAAATAAAGTAGGAGATTCCCTGGTCAGGATGGTTTCGGATGTAAACATTATCAGCAATTTTTTCATAAATTCTTTTTTCAATATCATCCGGGATATTATCCTACTGGTTGTTTATATCATTATTGCACTTAATTTGAACTTGAAACTGTTTATAATCGGCTTGGTTCTTTTACCTCTTTTCAGTTACCTGGTTAATTTGTTAGGTGGTAAGATCAAAAAATATTCGCAACGGATCCAGGAACAATCCTCGCAACTATTCTCTAATGTCGAAGAGAAACTGAACAGCATGCCGATAGTGAAAGCATTTTCCAGGGAAAACTACGAATACGACAGATTTGAAAAAATAAATAAAAAACATTTTCGATTCTGGCGAAAATCGTTGCTTTATAGCGCAGTAAATGTTCCCCTTTCTGAATTGAACAGCGTTTTGATCGGAGTTGTCATCCTGATGATCGGAGGAAAACTGGTTCTGGCTGCAGACAGCAGTTTCAGTTTCGGAACATTCATGACTTTCCTGCTGGCAGTTTTTTCCATGATGCAGCCGACAAAAAATTTGACCAATGCATATATAAATATCAGGAAAGCACTTGTTTCACTGGATAGGATAATGGTGATCCTTGATCGGAAATCCGAGATAACCGAAAGCAAGGAGCAGGTTGAGAAAAGAGATTTTGAGCAGAAGATCGTGTTTAATGATATTGCCTTTTCGTACCAGGAAGATAAGAAAGTTTTGGAAAATATTAATTTTGAAGTTAAGAAAGGAGAGAAAATTGCCCTTGTCGGCAGTAGCGGTAGCGGAAAAACAACACTCGTTCATCTGCTGTCCAGGATGTATGATCCTGATGCTGGAGATATCCTGATCGATGGAATTCCCAGTCATAAAATCAAATTGAAAGACTTGCGAACACTGTTCGGAACTGTTACCCAGGAATCCATTTTGTTCAATGATACGGTATTCAATAATATCAGTTACGGAACACTTGAGAAAGTTGATGAAGAGCAGGTCAGAAATGCAGCTAAAATCGCCTTTGCAGATGAATTTATCGATAAACTTCCCCAAAAATATGATGAGATACTGCAGGTAAAAGCATCCAATCTTTCTGGAGGTCAGAGACAACGGCTTTGTATTGCAAGAGCAATTGTCGGCAATCCTCCCATTTTGATCTTCGATGAAGCCACCAGTTCGCTCGATACAGAAGCAGAAAGAAAGGTCCAGCAAGCGATCGAGCAAGCAACAAAGAATCGAACCGTGATCGTGATCGCTCATCGGCTTTCCACAATCTTGTCATCGGATAAGATTATTGTTCTGGATCAAGGAAAGATCGTTTGCATAGGTCACCACAAAGAGCTATTGGAAACTTGCGAGAGATATAAAACGCTGTATAATATTCAATTCGAAATGGATTAA